A window of Macrotis lagotis isolate mMagLag1 chromosome X, bilby.v1.9.chrom.fasta, whole genome shotgun sequence contains these coding sequences:
- the WAS gene encoding actin nucleation-promoting factor WAS yields MSRGQHQQNAPSGLLQDHENQRLFGLLGRKCWTLATSVAQLYLALPSTGGRWQKELSGAICFVKDNPRRSYFIRLYGLQEGRLLWEQEIYTQLIYSAPTPFFHTFPGDDCQAGLNFADEAEAQVFRALVEEKIQKRSQKQIAGSLSTERRGATIPLPPQPSGDLNVPASTLGSPSLGLVAVDIQNPDITSSRYRGLPAPTPPPPDKKRSGKKKISKADIGAPSGFKHVSHVGWDPHSGFDVNNLDPDLRSLFSRAGISEAQLTDAETSKLIYDFIEDQGGLEAVREEMRRQGPAPPPPPPSRAGPPQRSPGSSMVGSRGGRSGPLPPVPVGSGGIPSGPPPVPLGPPLPPGRGGPPPPPPPASHSGLPTPPQLPSPAPGSGPPPPPPPPPPPPPSVPSSGGTVAPRGRGALLEEIRQGIQLNKTPGTQELPAPRPPSSKGLVGALMHVMQKRSKVIHSSDDEDDQDDEEEEDEWED; encoded by the exons ATGAGTCGTGGACAACACCAGCAGAATGCCCCCTCTGGCCTTCTTCAGGATCATGAGAACCAACGACTGTTTGGCCTCCTGGGACGAAAGTGCTGG ACCCTGGCCACCTCAGTGGCCCAACTCTACCTGGCACTCCCCAGCACTGGGGGGCGCTGGCAAAAGGAACTGAGTGGAGCCATTTGCTTTGTGAAAGACAACCCTCGCCGGTCCTATTTCATTCGCCTCTATGGTCTCCAG gaaggaCGCCTCCTCTGGGAACAGGAGATCTACACTCAGCTTATCTACTCTGCCCCCACCCCATTCTTCCACACCTTCCCTGGTGAT GACTGTCAAGCTGGCCTGAACTTTGCGGATGAGGCTGAGGCCCAAGTCTTCCGAGCTTTGGTGGAGGAGAAAATCCAGAAACGAAGCCAGAAACAGATTGCTG GATCTCTCAGCACAGAAAGAAGAGGGGCCACCATACCTCTTCCTCCCCAACCCAGTGGAGACCTCAATG TCCCAGCCAGTACCCTAGGTTCCCCATCCCTTGGCCTGGTTGCTGTAGACATACAGAATCCAGATATTACATCCTCGAGGTACCGGGGTCTCCCTGCACCAACTCCTCCTCCCCCAGACAAGAAGCGCTCTGGGAAAAAGAAGATCAGCAAGGCTGACATTGGGGCCCCCAGCGGGTTCAA GCATGTCAGCCACGTTGGATGGGACCCTCACAGCGGATTTGAT GTGAATAACTTGGACCCTGACCTGCGGAGTCTCTTCTCCAGAGCTGGGATTAGTGAAGCCCAATTGACCGATGCTGAGACCTCAAAGCTCATCTATGACTTCATTGAGGACCAGGGTGGGCTAGAGGCTGTCAGAGAGGAGATGAGGCGGCAAG GTCCTGCTCCACCTCCTCCACCTCCATCTCGTGCTGGGCCCCCTCAGCGGTCCCCTGGATCCTCTATGGTTGGGAGTCGGGGGGGCCGGTCAGGACCCCTCCCCCCAGTGCCCGTTGGGTCTGGTGGGATCCCAAGTGGACCTCCACCAGTTCCACTGGGACCCCCACTTCCTCCTGGCCGTGGGGGTCCCCCACCTCCACCACCACCTGCCTCCCACTCGGGGCTTCCAACACCTCCCCAGCTGCCATCACCAGCCCCTGGGTCAGGgccaccaccacctccaccacctccaccaccacctccaccatCTGTACCTTCATCTGGGGGGACTGTGGCCCCTAGAGGCCGGGGGGCCCTACTTGAAGAGATCCGACAGGGCATCCAGCTCAACAAG ACACCTGGGACACAGGAGCTCCCAGCTCCCCGGCCCCCAAGCTCCAAGGGACTGGTGGGGGCCCTCATGCATGTCATGCAAAAGCGGAGCAAAGTTATCCACTCTTCAG ATGATGAGGATGATCAAGATGACGAGGAAGAAGAGGATGAATGGGAAGATTAA